One stretch of Buteo buteo chromosome Z, bButBut1.hap1.1, whole genome shotgun sequence DNA includes these proteins:
- the DNAJB5 gene encoding dnaJ homolog subfamily B member 5 isoform X1, whose translation MPAILLFWSRAERNKYSAPGSVAVMGKDYYKILGIQTGANEDEIKKAYRKMALKYHPDKNKDPNAEEKFKEIAEAYDVLSDPKKRAVYDQYGEEGLKTGGGSSGGSGNTFHYTFHGDPHATFASFFGGSNPFDIFFASSRSRMFNGFDQEDMDIDDDDDPFSAFGRFGFNGINGVHRRHQESLHTRRKVQDPPIIHELQVSLEEIYHGSTKRMKITRRRLNADGRTMRTEDKILNIVIKRGWKEGTKITFPKEGDATPDNIPADIVFILKDKPHSHFKRDGTNVVYTANISLKEALCGCTVNIPTIDGRVIPLPCNDIIKPGTVKRLRGEGLPFPKAPSQRGDLIVEFKIRFPDRIAPQTRQILKQHLPCS comes from the exons ATGCCGGCCATCCTGCTCTTCTGGAGCCGCGCCGAGAG gaaTAAGTACTCGGCTCCCGGCAGCGTCGCCGTCATGGGGAAGGACTATTACAAGATTTTGGGCATCCAGACCGGCGCCAACGAGGATGAAATCAAGAAAGCCTATCGGAAGATGGCCCTGAAGTATCACCCCGATAAGAATAAAGACCCCAACGCCGAGGAGAAGTTCAAGGAGATTGCGGAGGCTTACGACGTCCTGAGCGACCCCAAGAAACGAGCCGTTTACGACCAGTACGGGGAGGAAG GTCTCAAAACTGGAGGTGGCTCTTCAGGTGGCTCAGGGAACACTTTCCACTACACCTTCCATGGAGACCCCCACGCCACCTTCGCATCCTTCTTTGGAGGCTCCAACCCTTTCGACATCTTCTTTGCTAGCAGCCGCTCCCGGATGTTCAATGGCTTTGACCAGGAAGACATGGATATCGATGATGATGATGACCCTTTCAGTGCCTTTGGCCGGTTTGGCTTCAATGGCATTAATGGGGTTCACCGGCGGCACCAAGAGTCCCTGCACACACGGAGGAAGGTCCAAGACCCACCCATCATCCATGAGCTCCAAGTGTCCCTGGAAGAGATCTACCACGGTTCCACCAAGAGGATGAAGATCACACGCAGAAGGCTCAACGCTGATGGCCGGACCATGCGGACTGAGGACAAGATCCTAAACATTGTCATCAAACGGGGATGGAAGGAGGGAACCAAAATCACATTCCCCAAAGAAGGAGATGCCACCCCAGACAATATCCCTGCTGACATCGTCTTCATCCTCAAGGACAAGCCTCACTCACACTTCAAGAGGGACGGGACGAATGTGGTCTACACAGCAAACATCAGTCTTAAAGAG gCCTTGTGCGGCTGCACCGTGAACATTCCCACCATCGATGGGCGGGTGATCCCGCTTCCCTGCAACGACATCATCAAgccggggacagtgaagagacTACGCGGGGAGGGGCTGCCCTTCCCAAAGGCCCCCAGCCAGCGAGGAGACTTGATCGTGGAGTTCAAAATCCGCTTCCCGGACAGAATAGCTCCCCAGACGAGACAGATCCTCAAGCAGCACCTCCCGTGCTCCTAG
- the DNAJB5 gene encoding dnaJ homolog subfamily B member 5 isoform X2 yields MGKDYYKILGIQTGANEDEIKKAYRKMALKYHPDKNKDPNAEEKFKEIAEAYDVLSDPKKRAVYDQYGEEGLKTGGGSSGGSGNTFHYTFHGDPHATFASFFGGSNPFDIFFASSRSRMFNGFDQEDMDIDDDDDPFSAFGRFGFNGINGVHRRHQESLHTRRKVQDPPIIHELQVSLEEIYHGSTKRMKITRRRLNADGRTMRTEDKILNIVIKRGWKEGTKITFPKEGDATPDNIPADIVFILKDKPHSHFKRDGTNVVYTANISLKEALCGCTVNIPTIDGRVIPLPCNDIIKPGTVKRLRGEGLPFPKAPSQRGDLIVEFKIRFPDRIAPQTRQILKQHLPCS; encoded by the exons ATGGGGAAGGACTATTACAAGATTTTGGGCATCCAGACCGGCGCCAACGAGGATGAAATCAAGAAAGCCTATCGGAAGATGGCCCTGAAGTATCACCCCGATAAGAATAAAGACCCCAACGCCGAGGAGAAGTTCAAGGAGATTGCGGAGGCTTACGACGTCCTGAGCGACCCCAAGAAACGAGCCGTTTACGACCAGTACGGGGAGGAAG GTCTCAAAACTGGAGGTGGCTCTTCAGGTGGCTCAGGGAACACTTTCCACTACACCTTCCATGGAGACCCCCACGCCACCTTCGCATCCTTCTTTGGAGGCTCCAACCCTTTCGACATCTTCTTTGCTAGCAGCCGCTCCCGGATGTTCAATGGCTTTGACCAGGAAGACATGGATATCGATGATGATGATGACCCTTTCAGTGCCTTTGGCCGGTTTGGCTTCAATGGCATTAATGGGGTTCACCGGCGGCACCAAGAGTCCCTGCACACACGGAGGAAGGTCCAAGACCCACCCATCATCCATGAGCTCCAAGTGTCCCTGGAAGAGATCTACCACGGTTCCACCAAGAGGATGAAGATCACACGCAGAAGGCTCAACGCTGATGGCCGGACCATGCGGACTGAGGACAAGATCCTAAACATTGTCATCAAACGGGGATGGAAGGAGGGAACCAAAATCACATTCCCCAAAGAAGGAGATGCCACCCCAGACAATATCCCTGCTGACATCGTCTTCATCCTCAAGGACAAGCCTCACTCACACTTCAAGAGGGACGGGACGAATGTGGTCTACACAGCAAACATCAGTCTTAAAGAG gCCTTGTGCGGCTGCACCGTGAACATTCCCACCATCGATGGGCGGGTGATCCCGCTTCCCTGCAACGACATCATCAAgccggggacagtgaagagacTACGCGGGGAGGGGCTGCCCTTCCCAAAGGCCCCCAGCCAGCGAGGAGACTTGATCGTGGAGTTCAAAATCCGCTTCCCGGACAGAATAGCTCCCCAGACGAGACAGATCCTCAAGCAGCACCTCCCGTGCTCCTAG